The Pseudoxanthomonas sp. SL93 genome segment GCGTGCAGAACTCCTGGATGTCCTTCTCGCTGCCCGGCTCCTGTCCCCTGAAATCATTGGACGGGAAGCCCAGCACGGCGAAACCCTGCGCGGCGTACCGCTGGTTGAGCGCTTCTAGCCCTTCGTATTGCGGCGTGTAGCCACATTTACTGGCCGTATTGACGACCAGCAGCACCTGCCCCGCATAGCGTTCCTTCAGGTTGACAGGTGCTTTTCCGGCCAGCGGCCGGTAGCTGACATCCAGCAAACCGGCCGCCAGAGCCGTCGCGGCAACCGCCAGGACTGCCATAAAAGCCAGCAATTTCAAATAATTACGCATCATGACCCCACTCCACTAGTGCGAACATGACAAGTATGCCTTCAGTTGGGTGACAAAACCGGCAGACCCCATTGACGCCCTGTGTTTCGGTGTTATAGTTAAATACAACACCACTCACCCAATCAGGGGGGTCGCCATGAACCAGAAACTCACCCACACCCTGCCCAGCCTGGCCGTCGGCGGCCTGCTGCTGGGCCTGGGCCTGCTGGCCACCGCGTCCGGCAATCGTACCGCCGAGGTAGAGCCGGCCGCGCTGGTCGGCGCGCTGGAAGCGGAGACCCGCGAGATCACCGGTGAAGTAGGCCAGCCCGCACGCCAGCACAAGCGCCGCGCCCGGGCATCGCTGTCCATGCCCTACTTCTCCTTCGGCCAATCACTGCGTCCCAGGGGATAAGCCATGACGTCCATTCAATGGAGCGACGGCGCTCCCATCTACCGCCAGCTGAAGGATCGCGTCATCGCGATGATGCTGGACGGCATCCTGAAGCCGGGCGATGCACTGCCCTCGGTCCGCCAGGTCGCCGCCGAGTACCAGCTGAACCCGATCACCGTCTCCCGCGCCTACCAGGAACTGGCTGACGAAGCCCTGGTGGAAAAGCGCCGCGGTCTGGGCATGTTCGTCACCGACGAAGCGTCCAAGAAGCTGCGCGGCAGCGAGCGCGAGCGGTTCCTGACCGAGGAATGGCCGGCCGTCGCCGAGCGCATCGAGCGCCTGGGCCTGTCCTTAGAAGATCTGCTGCAATCCAAGGGGAACAAGTGATGAGCGCTGCAATCGCCAATACCGTGGTGTCGGCCCACGGCCTGCGCAAGGCTTACCGGAACAAGCTTGCGCTGGACAACACCAGTTTCGAGATCGAGGCGGGCAAGATCATCGGCCTGATCGGTCCCAACGGCGCCGGTAAGACCACCGCGCTGAAGGCCATCCTGGGGCTGACCCCGTTCGAGGGCCAACTGAAGGTGCTGGGCCTGGACCCGCGCGAACAGCGCGACCAGCTGATGAACGATGTCTGCTTCATCGCCGACGTGGCCGTGCTGCCGCGCTGGATGAAGGTGAAGGAAGCCATCGACTTCGTCGCCGGCGTGCATCCACGCTTCGACCGCGCCAAGTGCGACCGCTTCCTGGCCGGCACCCAGCTCAAGCCCAACCTGCGCGTGCGCGAAATGTCCAAGGGCATGATCGTGCAGCTGCACCTGGCGCTGGTGATGGCCATCGACGCCAAGCTGCTGGTGCTGGACGAACCCACGCTGGGCCTGGACATCCTTTACCGCAAGCAGTTCTACCAGCGCCTGCTGGAAGACTACTTCGACGAAGAGAAGACCATCATCGTCACCACCCACCAGGTGGAGGAGATCGAACACATCCTCACCGACGTGATGTTCATCCGCGACGGCAAGATCGCGCTGACCGCACAGATGGATGAAGTGGCCGAACGCTATACCGAGGTCCTGGTCACCGGCGACACCGTCGACCAGGCCCGGGCCCTGAAACCTATCGACGAGCGCGCCCTGCCGTTCGGCAAGACCGTGCTGCTGTTCGACGGCGTGCCGAAGGGACAACTGGCCGCCTTCGGCGAAACCCGCACCCCTGGCCTGGCCGACCTGTTCGTCGCCATCATGAAAGGAACCTACGCATGAACGCCGTCACTGCAACCATGGGCAAGACCTCCAAGCCGGGCGCGTTCAAGTGGCTGCTCAAGCGCGAGTTCTGGGAGAACCGCGGTGGCTTCTTCTGGGCGCCGGTGATCACCGGCGGCATCGTCACCACGCTCTACCTGTTGCTGGCGGTGATCGGCAGCATCGCGGCGCGGCGTTCGGACGGGGGCTTCAGGCTGGACGATGCGCCCGAGAAGGCCCACGAGATCCTCGGCGCCTTCGGCGACGGCGTGCTGCTGGCGGGCGTGATGCTGGCGTGCGTGGTGCTGGCCTTCGTGGTGTTCTTCTACGCCCTGGGCACGCTGTATGACGACCGCCGCGACCGCAGCGTACTGTTCTGGAAGTCGTTGCCGGTGTCCGACAGCCACATGGTGCTGTCCAAGCTGGCCTGGGCGCTGCTGCTGGCACCGCTGCTGGCGGTGGGCGTGGGCGTGCTGATCGGCGTGGCGATGTGGATCATCTCGGCGCTGACCATCACGGTCAACGGACTGCCAGCGGCCGGCGCGGTGTTCACCCACTCGCACCCGCTGCGCATCATCGGCGGTGCCATCGCGTCCCTGCCGGTGTACGTGTTCTGGGCGCTGCCGACCGTCGGCTGGCTGATGTTCTGCTCCGCCTGGGCGCGCTCCAAGCCGTTCCTGTGGGCCGTGCTGGTACCGGTACTGGGCTGCATCATCATCAGCATGATGGAGATTCTGCCCGGCCTGGACATCCGCCACGACCTGATCTGGTACACGGTGGTCTTCCGCGGCCTGCTGAGCGTGGTCCCGGGCACCTGGTTCCCCGCCATCGGCGAAGGCCCGGCCGACCCGAACGTGGAAATCAACACGCCGAACGAACTGGCCAATGCCATCGACCTGACGCGCAGCTGGAATGCCTTCGCCACGGCCGACCTGTGGATCGGCGCGGTCATCGGCGTGGCCCTGATCGCCGGTGCCATCTACCTGCGCCGCTGGCGCGAAGCCGAGTAAGCCACCATCCGCGGGCGGCGCACACCGCCGCCCGCACCCCACACGCATCCAAGGAGTTCCCCATGCGCACGTCATCCGCCCTGTTGCGTACCAGCTGCCTGCTCGGCGCCCTGCTGCTGGTCGCCTGCCAGCCCGCCCAGGACAAGGGCGCGTCAGCGCCCACCGGCATCGCCGCCAAGGCGATGGACGAGGCGCAGAAGGGACTGGGCCAGGCCAGCAAGGAACTACAGCAGGCGCGCACGGAAATCGATGCGGCCCGCGCAAAGCTGGCCACCGAGAACATCTCCCTCAACCGCAACGACAAGCAGAACCTGCCCAAGGCGGAAATCACGCCGTCGGGTGAACTGCTGATCGAAGGCAAGGCCGTGGCCACCACGCCGGAACAGAAGACGCTGGTGCTGGCCTATCGCGCGCAGTTGCTGGAAGTGGTGGGCGATGGCATGGCCATCGGCATGGAAGGCGCCAGCATCGGCATCGATGCGGCCGCGATGGCGTTGAAGGGCGTGCTGGCCGGTCAGTCCGGCGACGAGATCGGCAAGCAGGTTGGCAGCGAGGCCAAGGCCAAGCTCAAGCCGAAGGTGGAGCAGCTTTGCGCCCGCATGCCCGGCCTGTTCGCGGCCCAGCAGGCGCTGTCTGCCAAGCTGCCCGCGTTCACGCCGTACGCCACCATGGACCAGGCGGATGTCGACGACTGCATGAACAACACCGACTGGAATTTCTGACCGCAAACGCCTGCATCCGCCACCTTCCACGCGAGGACAATCCAGCATGCGCCCTACTTCCCTTGCCTCTTCCCTGCTGGCCCTGCTGGCCCTGACTGCTGCGGGTGCCGCGGCGGCACAGGAACCGCATTGCAAGCAGAGCGCGCCGCGGCAGCTGGCGCTCGACCTGGCAGGCGTGAAGGCCGTGGTCTTCGACATTGGGCCCCATGAGCTGAAGCTGGACGCTACGCCCGGTGCCAGGGCCCACGTTGCCGGCAAGGCATGCGCATCTTCCGCGGACGCGTTGGCCGGCCTGAAACTCACGCAGGAACGCGAGGGCGACAAGCTGCTGGTGCGTGCCTGGCGCGAAGGTCATTTCTCCGGCATCTCCTTCAAGGAGAACTACGCCTACCAGACGCTCACCGCCAGCGTGCCGGACTCCATTCCGGTGCAGCTGAAAGTCGGCTCGGGCGACGCCTCCGTCAGTGGCGCGCCGGTGCTCAGCATCGACGTGGGCTCCGGCGACGTCAGCGCGCATCGCATCCGGGGCCTGGTGGCCGCGTCCGTGGGCTCGGGTGACATCGAACTGCATGACGTC includes the following:
- a CDS encoding ABC transporter permease, whose protein sequence is MNAVTATMGKTSKPGAFKWLLKREFWENRGGFFWAPVITGGIVTTLYLLLAVIGSIAARRSDGGFRLDDAPEKAHEILGAFGDGVLLAGVMLACVVLAFVVFFYALGTLYDDRRDRSVLFWKSLPVSDSHMVLSKLAWALLLAPLLAVGVGVLIGVAMWIISALTITVNGLPAAGAVFTHSHPLRIIGGAIASLPVYVFWALPTVGWLMFCSAWARSKPFLWAVLVPVLGCIIISMMEILPGLDIRHDLIWYTVVFRGLLSVVPGTWFPAIGEGPADPNVEINTPNELANAIDLTRSWNAFATADLWIGAVIGVALIAGAIYLRRWREAE
- a CDS encoding GntR family transcriptional regulator; the protein is MTSIQWSDGAPIYRQLKDRVIAMMLDGILKPGDALPSVRQVAAEYQLNPITVSRAYQELADEALVEKRRGLGMFVTDEASKKLRGSERERFLTEEWPAVAERIERLGLSLEDLLQSKGNK
- a CDS encoding ABC transporter ATP-binding protein; the protein is MSAAIANTVVSAHGLRKAYRNKLALDNTSFEIEAGKIIGLIGPNGAGKTTALKAILGLTPFEGQLKVLGLDPREQRDQLMNDVCFIADVAVLPRWMKVKEAIDFVAGVHPRFDRAKCDRFLAGTQLKPNLRVREMSKGMIVQLHLALVMAIDAKLLVLDEPTLGLDILYRKQFYQRLLEDYFDEEKTIIVTTHQVEEIEHILTDVMFIRDGKIALTAQMDEVAERYTEVLVTGDTVDQARALKPIDERALPFGKTVLLFDGVPKGQLAAFGETRTPGLADLFVAIMKGTYA
- a CDS encoding glutathione peroxidase, with amino-acid sequence MAVLAVAATALAAGLLDVSYRPLAGKAPVNLKERYAGQVLLVVNTASKCGYTPQYEGLEALNQRYAAQGFAVLGFPSNDFRGQEPGSEKDIQEFCTLTYGVKFPMFEKVKVTGDDATPLYRALTASTGVAPGWNFHKYLISRDGRVVANFPSKVKPDDPALVAAIQRELKAPRAVK